One genomic region from Oncorhynchus mykiss isolate Arlee unplaced genomic scaffold, USDA_OmykA_1.1 un_scaffold_600, whole genome shotgun sequence encodes:
- the LOC110498593 gene encoding transmembrane protein 215-like — translation MRVDDMNPRTGMVVAISSPLLFFGFMFTMSGMKGETLGGIPLIAIGPAICLPGVVAIILANRTNGCTKFPTRRQCLNCLCRKCRRRKQMPRTKESSRVARDSEEPDGDKRTETGYRSGAGADSVSITITTVKESGHLINKVNHNHDEVRRYPASALMVMAGAPNYSIYDSKSYSMDSHCGAYSSKVHHVPQQQRNSFVVYYEGDFSPYGPGHCYTKLRDFMWGIETVV, via the coding sequence ATGAGGGTCGACGACATGAACCCCCGCACAGGGATGGTGGTGGCCATCAGCAGCCCCTTACTGTTCTTTGGCTTCATGTTCACCATGTCGGGCATGAAGGGAGAGACCCTGGGCGGGATCCCTCTCATCGCCATTGGACCTGCCATCTGCCTCCCAGGGGTGGTGGCTATCATTCTGGCTAACAGAACCAACGGCTGCACCAAGTTCCCAACCCGGCGCCAATGTCTCAACTGCCTCTGTCGCAAGTGTAGGAGGAGGAAGCAGATGCCTAGAACCAAAGAGTCTTCCCGGGTGGCCAGAGACTCAGAGGAGCCTGATGGGGACAAGAGGACTGAGACTGGGTATAGATCTGGGGCTGGAgcagactctgtatccattacCATTACAACAGTGAAGGAGTCTGGTCATCTGATCAATAAAGTGAACCACAACCATGATGAGGTGCGACGCTACCCAGCTAGTGCCTTGATGGTCATGGCAGGTGCCCCTAACTACAGTATCTATGATAGTAAGTCCTACTCTATGGACAGTCACTGTGGGGCCTACAGTAGTAAGGTGCATCATGTGCCTCAGCAGCAACGGAACAGTTTTGTGGTGTACTACGAGGGAGACTTCTCTCCGTACGGACCCGGTCACTGCTACACCAAACTCAGAGATTTTATGTGGGGCATAGAGACTGTGGTCTAA
- the LOC110497183 gene encoding NADH dehydrogenase [ubiquinone] 1 beta subcomplex subunit 6, producing the protein MTGYTADEKLRVEQISNLRRKWLKDQELSPREPVLPKTAPGPVAKFWAGFLEPKTLCRLYTYKVYTGGVFALTRLLIPAWVVHYYVKYHVAKKPYGIVELKPRLFPGDTILETGEVVPDLPESHGHH; encoded by the exons ATGACTGGTTACACAGCAGACGAAAAGCTCCGCGTAGAGCAGATTTCAAACCTCAGGAGGAAATGGCTGAAGGACCAAGAGCTCAGTCCCAGAGAGCCCGTGCTGCCAAAGACAGCCCCCGGGCCGGTGGCAAAATTCTGGGCTGGCTTTCTGGAACCGAAGACCCTGTGTAGACTTTAC ACCTACAAAGTCTACACTGGTGGAGTGTTCGCCTTGACCCGGTTGCTGATCCCTGCCTGGGTTGTGCATTATTATGTGAAGTATCATGTTGCT AAAAAGCCCTATGGCATCGTGGAGCTGAAGCCCAGGCTGTTCCCT GGCGACACCATCTTGGAGACGGGAGAGGTTGTTCCAGACCTCCCAGAGAGCCATGGTCACCACTGA
- the LOC110519680 gene encoding LOW QUALITY PROTEIN: PRELI domain-containing protein 1, mitochondrial (The sequence of the model RefSeq protein was modified relative to this genomic sequence to represent the inferred CDS: inserted 1 base in 1 codon), translated as MVKYFSNDVDIRTTWDHVVSAFWQRYPNPFSTHVLTEDVVLREVTADQRLLSRRLLTKTNRMPRWAEFLFPSNLSRSVYIVEDSVVDPVTKSLTTYTWNLNHTTLMTVEERCVFQESXDRPAFTLLRREAWISSGVYGFSRPIQEFGLARFKSNQVKAMKGLEYALSNLHGEAPQRQPCVRDTVKTATEKAKTLASAAAPQKQPQQYV; from the exons ATGGTCAAGTACTTCTCTAACGACGTAGACATCAGGACCACGTGGGACCATGTTGTCTCTGCCTTCTGGCAGAGGTATCCCAACCCATTCAG CACCCATGTTCTCACGGAGGACGTGGTGCTCCGTGAGGTGACGGCGGACCAGCGGCTTCTCTCCAGACGCCTGCTCACCAAGACCAATCGAATGCCTCGCTGGGCCGAGTTCCTCTTCCCCTCCAACCTATCACGCTCCGTCTACATCGTAGAGGACTCCGTCGTCGACCCGGTCACCAAGAGCCTCACCACGTACACCTGGAACCTCAATCACACTACGTTAATG ACTGTGGAGGAGCGCTGCGTGTTCCAGGAGT GAGACCGGCCTGCCTTCACGCTGCTCAGACGAGAGGCCTGGATCTCTTCTGGAGTCTACGGCTTCTCCAGACCTATCCAG GAGTTTGGCTTGGCCCGCTTCAAGAGCAACCAGGTGAAGGCCATGAAGGGCCTGGAGTACGCTCTGTCTAACTTACACG GAGAGGCACCCCAGCGCCAGCCCTGCGTCCGGGACACAGTGAAGACTGCTACAGAGAAAGCCAAGACCCTGGCCTCGGCCGCCGCCCCGCAGAAACAGCCCCAGCAGTACGTGTGA